DNA sequence from the Candidatus Methylomirabilota bacterium genome:
CCGAGGTGTTCGACTCGATCGCGCCGGCCGTCAACCGGCTCGGCGTGGAGTTCCCGTCGCTGGAGATCTACCTGGGCATGCTCCGGAACCTCCCGATGTTCGACGGCCGCTGGAACGAGCACCTCACGCGCTACTTCACCTACGACGTCGAGCCGGGGCCGGGCGGCGGCGTCCGCTCCAAGGTGCCACGCCACGCGATCGAGGAGGAGGTGGCCAGCCTCGCCCGCACGCGGCTGTGGGCGCTCCACCACACGATCGCCGCGCCGACGCTGCTCCTGCGCGCGCCCGAGGGCCTGCTCGGCGCCGACGACTGCCTGATGACCCCCGAGGAAGCCGAGGCCCTGGCCCGGGCCATCCCGGGCTGCCGCCTGGTGGTCGTGCCCGACACGAACCACTACACGATCCTGCTCGGCGACCACGCCCTCGTGAAGCGCGAAATCCTGGCCTTCCTGCGCGGCTGAGCGCCGGGCGGTACACTGGCGTCATGGTGATCCGGCACGTCCAACCGTCCGACCTCGCCGCAGTCATGACGCTGGCCGCCGAGGTCCTGGGTCCTGAGCGGGCCGGACCGTTCGTCCGCTCGCACCTCGAGCGGCACCACCTGCTCATCGCCGACGCCGATGAGGAGGTGGCCGGTGTCCTCGCCTACCGGACGGACTGGTTTCAGTGCACGCTGGTGTCGCTGGTCTGCGTCCGCGAGGACTTTCGCCGGCGGGGCGTGGCCCGCGCGCTCTTCAAGGCCGTCGAGCAGATGTCACCCAGCCCCCGCCTCTACTCGTCGACGGAAGAGACCAACGCGGTCTCGATCCGGATGCACACCGCGCTGGGCTTCTCTCCCTCGGGCTACATCGACAACCTGCCGCAGGGCTACCGCGAGCTGCTCTTCTACAAACGCCTGGCGCCCTAGCGCACGATCCGCGGAAGGAGACGCACCGTGACTGCGAAAGACGAGCTGCTGAACGCGGCGGCGCGGGAGTACAAGGCGTTTCACGAGGTCTTGCGCGGACTGAACGAGGAGCAGATGACCGAGGTGTGGCTGGGGACGTGGAGCGTGAAAGACATCGTCGCCCACATGTCGGGCTGGCATCGCGAGATGGGCCCGGCCCTCGAGCGCCTGGCGCGGGGCGAGCGGCCCATCCCCGAGGGCGTGCGCTACGACGACGTGGACGCCTGGAACGCCAGGTTCGCGGCCGCCGCCCGCCACGCGAAGGTGGCGGACGTCCTGCTCGAGTTCGACAAGTCGCACGAGTACCTCATGCACGTGGCGGCCACGGTCCCGGCCGGGCGCTACCAGCCGG
Encoded proteins:
- a CDS encoding GNAT family N-acetyltransferase produces the protein MVIRHVQPSDLAAVMTLAAEVLGPERAGPFVRSHLERHHLLIADADEEVAGVLAYRTDWFQCTLVSLVCVREDFRRRGVARALFKAVEQMSPSPRLYSSTEETNAVSIRMHTALGFSPSGYIDNLPQGYRELLFYKRLAP
- a CDS encoding alpha/beta hydrolase, with translation MDRVTTKGVGLAAQPWPGSGPTIVAVHGLTANHTCWYPLADMVTPEFRLVAYDLRGRGDSDKPERGYSLAEHARDLLGLLDHLGLGRAIVMGHSLGAGIGVWFAAHYPTRVEKLILIDGGLDVRAEVFDSIAPAVNRLGVEFPSLEIYLGMLRNLPMFDGRWNEHLTRYFTYDVEPGPGGGVRSKVPRHAIEEEVASLARTRLWALHHTIAAPTLLLRAPEGLLGADDCLMTPEEAEALARAIPGCRLVVVPDTNHYTILLGDHALVKREILAFLRG
- a CDS encoding ClbS/DfsB family four-helix bundle protein gives rise to the protein MTAKDELLNAAAREYKAFHEVLRGLNEEQMTEVWLGTWSVKDIVAHMSGWHREMGPALERLARGERPIPEGVRYDDVDAWNARFAAAARHAKVADVLLEFDKSHEYLMHVAATVPAGRYQPGKTAYKIVDLNSAHHYKEHGDQIRTWRTTRAI